In Methylacidiphilum infernorum V4, a single window of DNA contains:
- a CDS encoding aspartate aminotransferase family protein → MDIKKLIESRMGENYSLHHQYVNRTLVQVQKIIGFDKVYTRAKGAYLYDKEGNKYLDFLGGFGVFAVGRNNQSVKKVIEDVLDMDLPNMVQMDSALLSGLLAEALVKRFLNCGQPHLNAVFICNSGTEAVEGAIKFARAATRRPRILSLDNSFHGLSMGSLSVSANPYFHEGFGPFLPGCEHVAMGDLNGLEHELKKGDVAAFLFEPVQGKGVHFPQDDYFIEAQKLCRKFGTLLICDEVQTGLGRTGKWFGFEHWHIEPDIVTLAKALSGGYVPCGAIITRREIYQKVFNRLDRCIVHSSTFGRNNLACACGLATLSILEENKLVENAKNCGEKIETALIGLQKKYEWIKEVRVKGLMIGIEFGEPKSITGKMAWKTIHAMDKGLFPQLIVSALMAKHRILSQVAANNQDIVKCLPPLIIGDEEINYFISSLDEVLAELKKFPGPLWTLGTNFMKAMKSQAEN, encoded by the coding sequence ATGGATATAAAGAAACTTATAGAATCACGAATGGGAGAAAATTATTCTCTCCACCACCAATATGTGAATAGAACCCTTGTGCAGGTTCAAAAAATCATAGGTTTTGATAAAGTCTATACAAGGGCAAAAGGAGCTTACCTTTATGACAAAGAAGGAAACAAGTACCTGGACTTTCTTGGAGGGTTTGGGGTCTTTGCCGTTGGAAGAAATAACCAGTCGGTTAAAAAAGTCATCGAAGATGTGCTCGATATGGATCTGCCCAATATGGTGCAGATGGATTCAGCTCTTTTAAGCGGACTCCTTGCGGAGGCCCTTGTAAAAAGATTTTTGAACTGCGGCCAGCCCCATCTTAACGCCGTCTTCATCTGCAATAGTGGAACCGAGGCCGTTGAAGGAGCCATAAAATTTGCAAGGGCAGCCACAAGGCGCCCCCGCATTCTTTCCTTGGATAATTCTTTTCATGGATTAAGCATGGGTTCGCTGTCCGTTTCTGCAAATCCCTATTTTCACGAGGGTTTTGGTCCCTTTCTTCCCGGTTGCGAGCATGTTGCCATGGGCGATTTAAACGGCCTAGAACATGAGCTAAAAAAAGGGGATGTAGCCGCTTTCCTTTTCGAGCCCGTACAAGGAAAGGGAGTTCATTTTCCTCAAGATGATTATTTTATAGAAGCTCAAAAATTATGCAGAAAATTCGGCACTTTGCTTATCTGTGATGAAGTTCAAACAGGGCTTGGCAGAACGGGCAAATGGTTTGGATTCGAACATTGGCATATTGAGCCCGATATAGTGACATTGGCTAAAGCGCTGAGCGGGGGCTACGTCCCTTGCGGAGCCATTATCACCCGAAGAGAAATCTATCAAAAGGTCTTCAATCGGCTCGACCGGTGCATCGTGCACTCATCGACTTTTGGTCGAAACAACCTCGCCTGTGCCTGTGGCCTAGCAACCTTATCTATCCTTGAAGAAAACAAGCTCGTTGAAAATGCCAAAAACTGCGGTGAAAAAATTGAAACCGCTTTAATCGGCCTACAAAAAAAATACGAATGGATAAAAGAAGTCCGGGTCAAGGGACTGATGATCGGCATTGAATTTGGAGAACCAAAATCCATAACAGGGAAAATGGCTTGGAAGACCATCCATGCCATGGATAAAGGGCTTTTCCCCCAGTTGATCGTTTCCGCCCTCATGGCCAAGCATAGGATACTGAGCCAGGTGGCGGCAAACAACCAAGATATAGTCAAATGCTTACCTCCCCTGATCATTGGAGATGAGGAAATCAACTATTTTATCTCTTCTTTAGACGAGGTTCTAGCTGAATTGAAAAAATTCCCGGGTCCTTTATGGACACTGGGAACCAATTTCATGAAAGCCATGAAATCCCAAGCAGAAAATTAA
- a CDS encoding sugar phosphate isomerase/epimerase family protein, whose translation MNLGLSTSLFCDVPLTESLPLIARGGFKAVEIWASPDSSCRYTHFDFQNTNEVKQIKRQLSSLGLKAVSLHSPFYPSFDLSHPDRLIQEASLNITLSAAAALKELEGNILVVHPSGIECDRVLDLEERKERLNRIEKSISLIYQHTAKLGLVLALETLLPSFLGSDLVFLYQLVSQYPPSVGICFDTGHVYLRYKDNFINRYRQIARKVVALHVQDTLGEHDDHLPPAKGVICWKDFVKALKESNFQSTFLLEISSQWIKGNDPYIFLRNLYDHCLEILSST comes from the coding sequence GTGAACCTTGGATTATCGACCAGCCTTTTTTGTGATGTTCCCCTTACCGAGTCTCTACCCCTCATTGCTAGAGGAGGATTCAAAGCCGTTGAGATCTGGGCTTCTCCTGATTCATCCTGTCGCTATACCCATTTTGATTTCCAAAATACAAACGAAGTAAAACAGATTAAACGGCAACTTTCTTCCCTGGGATTGAAAGCTGTAAGTTTGCATAGTCCCTTTTATCCCTCTTTCGATCTTTCTCATCCCGACCGACTGATCCAGGAAGCATCCCTAAACATCACTTTATCGGCGGCAGCCGCTCTTAAAGAATTAGAAGGAAATATCCTGGTGGTTCATCCTTCAGGCATTGAATGCGATCGAGTTCTTGACCTGGAAGAAAGAAAGGAAAGATTGAACCGGATTGAGAAAAGTATCAGTCTTATTTATCAGCACACGGCTAAACTAGGATTGGTCTTAGCCTTAGAAACACTTTTACCTTCCTTTCTTGGCTCGGATTTAGTCTTCCTTTATCAGCTTGTTTCCCAATATCCACCCAGCGTGGGAATATGTTTTGATACAGGTCATGTTTATTTACGATACAAGGATAATTTCATCAATCGGTATAGACAGATCGCAAGGAAAGTGGTAGCCCTTCATGTCCAGGACACCCTTGGAGAACATGATGATCACCTGCCTCCGGCAAAGGGTGTCATTTGCTGGAAAGATTTTGTAAAAGCCTTGAAAGAATCGAATTTTCAATCAACATTCCTATTAGAAATAAGCAGCCAATGGATAAAGGGTAACGATCCTTACATTTTCCTAAGGAACCTCTACGATCACTGCTTGGAGATTCTTAGTTCGACATAA
- a CDS encoding NADP-dependent isocitrate dehydrogenase: MKKVPITVAYGDGIGPEIMDATLKVILEAGAELEIEKIEIGFKVYSMGNPSGIEPSSWESLKRTKVFLKAPITTPQGGGFKSLNVTVRKALGLYANIRPCISYAPFIHTKHPGIDLVIIRENEEDLYGGIEHRQGVDSFQALKIMTRQGTERIIRYAFEYARCYGRKKVSSFTKDNILKITDGMFHKVFEEVAKEYPQIEKEHWIIDIGSAKLADNPQSFDVLVLANLYGDILSDVAVQIAGSVGLGASANIGHEYSMFEAIHGSAPRRAGQNVANPSGLLLAAVQMLIHIGQNAVADRVYNAWLKTIEEGIHTYDIFREGVSKVKVGTREFARHVIKNLGKMPEILKPFCSSRFQDKPRTDFHIVLPQEQKELVGVDVFIDFQDSPQELARRLQGCEHRFKLEMIANRGMAVWPFSHGESLLAGPFQCRFVCTEREKDIKVNHGDIVRLLDVIQQRGLEFTKTELLYSFNGVEGYSKGQGE; encoded by the coding sequence ATGAAAAAAGTTCCAATAACGGTTGCTTATGGTGATGGTATTGGTCCGGAAATTATGGATGCGACCTTAAAAGTCATCCTGGAAGCTGGAGCAGAACTCGAAATCGAAAAGATCGAAATTGGTTTTAAGGTTTATTCAATGGGAAACCCTTCTGGGATAGAGCCTTCTTCATGGGAAAGTTTAAAGCGGACGAAAGTTTTTTTAAAAGCTCCTATAACAACTCCCCAGGGCGGAGGATTCAAAAGCCTGAACGTAACTGTCCGCAAAGCCTTGGGGCTTTATGCCAATATAAGACCCTGTATATCCTATGCTCCGTTTATCCATACAAAACATCCAGGGATTGATCTTGTCATTATTCGAGAAAATGAAGAAGATCTTTATGGAGGAATAGAACACAGGCAGGGGGTAGATTCTTTCCAAGCCTTAAAAATAATGACCAGGCAGGGGACGGAAAGAATTATCCGTTACGCCTTTGAATATGCACGCTGTTATGGAAGGAAAAAGGTGAGTTCCTTTACCAAGGATAACATACTCAAAATTACCGATGGGATGTTTCACAAGGTATTTGAGGAAGTCGCCAAAGAATACCCTCAAATTGAAAAGGAACATTGGATCATTGATATCGGTTCGGCTAAACTTGCAGACAACCCCCAATCTTTTGATGTCCTTGTTCTTGCCAATCTTTACGGAGACATTCTTTCTGATGTTGCCGTGCAGATTGCCGGTTCAGTTGGTCTCGGGGCTTCCGCCAATATTGGACATGAGTATTCCATGTTTGAAGCCATCCATGGTTCGGCCCCTCGGCGGGCGGGTCAGAATGTGGCTAACCCTTCTGGACTCCTATTAGCTGCCGTGCAAATGCTTATCCACATAGGACAAAATGCCGTTGCAGATAGAGTCTACAATGCATGGTTAAAAACTATTGAAGAAGGGATCCATACTTATGACATTTTCCGTGAAGGAGTAAGCAAAGTAAAAGTGGGAACCAGGGAATTCGCCCGGCATGTGATTAAAAACTTGGGAAAAATGCCAGAAATTTTAAAACCCTTTTGTTCATCCCGCTTTCAAGATAAACCCAGAACCGATTTCCACATTGTCCTTCCTCAAGAACAGAAAGAATTGGTTGGGGTAGATGTATTTATTGATTTTCAGGATTCTCCCCAAGAATTAGCTCGCCGGCTCCAAGGCTGCGAACATCGTTTCAAGCTTGAGATGATCGCAAACCGGGGCATGGCTGTTTGGCCTTTTTCTCATGGAGAGTCTCTCCTTGCAGGACCGTTTCAATGCCGTTTTGTTTGCACGGAAAGAGAAAAGGATATAAAAGTTAACCATGGCGATATCGTTCGGCTTTTGGATGTTATTCAACAAAGAGGATTAGAGTTCACAAAAACAGAATTATTGTATAGTTTTAATGGGGTGGAGGGATATTCTAAAGGACAGGGAGAATAA
- a CDS encoding zinc ribbon domain-containing protein, translated as MRCAQARRRTLKDREWKCLQCGSHHGRDLNSARNQKRLATATALPVARP; from the coding sequence GTGCGATGTGCACAGGCAAGGCGGCGAACGCTCAAGGACAGGGAATGGAAGTGCCTGCAATGCGGGTCGCACCACGGCCGTGACCTGAACTCTGCGCGTAACCAAAAGCGGCTGGCGACCGCAACCGCCCTACCCGTGGCGCGTCCGTAG
- a CDS encoding MBL fold metallo-hydrolase translates to MREPIIYTGGDLQTNAYLIAGKKSYVCIDAPQGITSFLVQRKIEVDALLLTHGHFDHIWEAHLIEKTFQCPVYIHPADYNLLYNSGGVAYMGLKIVIPAPKEIIPLPVLAGSSIHWGCSGIEFILFHIPGHSPGSVAFYVSRLHAVFCGDILFSGSIGRTDLPGGSTASLVEGIKNYLFSLPDQTLVYPGHGPSTTILKEKETNPYFNSQKEGKSSFFV, encoded by the coding sequence ATGAGAGAACCCATAATCTATACTGGAGGAGATCTCCAGACTAACGCTTATCTTATAGCCGGAAAAAAATCTTATGTTTGTATCGATGCTCCTCAAGGAATCACCTCTTTTCTTGTTCAAAGAAAAATCGAAGTTGATGCCCTGTTACTTACCCATGGGCATTTTGATCACATATGGGAAGCCCACCTCATAGAAAAAACTTTTCAATGTCCGGTCTACATTCACCCCGCTGATTATAACCTGTTGTATAATTCAGGAGGGGTTGCTTACATGGGTTTGAAGATCGTCATTCCCGCTCCAAAAGAAATTATCCCCCTGCCGGTCCTTGCGGGAAGCAGCATCCATTGGGGATGCAGCGGAATAGAATTTATCCTCTTCCATATCCCCGGACATAGTCCCGGCAGTGTTGCTTTTTACGTCTCCCGTTTGCATGCCGTATTCTGTGGAGATATCCTATTCTCAGGTTCTATTGGTAGAACAGATTTGCCCGGGGGCAGCACCGCCTCTCTTGTCGAAGGCATCAAAAACTACCTGTTTTCCCTTCCCGATCAAACCCTGGTGTATCCCGGACACGGTCCCTCAACCACGATTTTAAAAGAAAAAGAAACCAATCCTTACTTCAATAGTCAAAAAGAAGGGAAATCTTCTTTTTTCGTTTAA
- a CDS encoding DnaJ C-terminal domain-containing protein, with product MKFRNYYEILGVDKNATQEEIRAAFRRLARIYHPDVAKDKKAAEEKFKDINEAYEVLSDPEKRQKYDQMFSSWDSTQEEFVPPFWTPSQGWEQQEGYATQFGGTGFSDFFEMFFAEHGGLFSNLFHKNGQDAVKKQRGRDLTAEILVNLDEVLHGSVRQITVSRPTNGGNRKDTYQITIPIGIEEGQRIRLAGLGEPSAYGKAGDLFLKVKYAKHPFFRVEGKDLYYDLEIPPWDAALGSTAQIPTLEGHVNLKIPPGCKSGTKLRLKGLGLPYRDGKTRGDLYAVVSINVPQAVSSEEKKLWEQLSQRKRK from the coding sequence ATGAAGTTCAGAAATTATTACGAAATATTGGGAGTGGATAAGAATGCAACCCAAGAAGAAATCCGTGCAGCTTTTAGGCGCCTTGCCCGCATCTACCATCCCGACGTGGCTAAAGATAAAAAAGCCGCTGAAGAGAAATTTAAAGATATAAACGAAGCTTACGAAGTCCTTAGCGATCCTGAAAAAAGACAAAAATATGACCAGATGTTTTCTTCTTGGGATAGTACACAAGAAGAATTCGTTCCTCCATTCTGGACACCTTCTCAAGGTTGGGAACAACAGGAAGGTTATGCCACCCAATTTGGAGGAACAGGCTTTAGCGATTTCTTTGAGATGTTTTTTGCAGAGCACGGTGGGCTCTTCTCCAATCTTTTCCATAAAAACGGCCAGGATGCTGTAAAAAAACAGAGGGGAAGGGATCTGACTGCTGAAATTTTGGTCAATCTCGACGAAGTCCTTCACGGGTCAGTGCGTCAAATCACCGTATCTCGACCAACGAACGGGGGAAATCGCAAAGATACTTATCAAATAACGATTCCCATCGGGATAGAAGAAGGACAAAGAATCCGGCTTGCTGGGTTAGGAGAGCCTTCAGCTTATGGAAAGGCTGGAGATTTATTTTTAAAAGTCAAATATGCCAAGCATCCCTTTTTCAGAGTCGAAGGAAAAGATCTTTATTATGACTTAGAAATTCCTCCTTGGGACGCAGCGCTAGGGTCAACAGCCCAGATTCCAACCTTAGAGGGTCATGTCAACTTGAAAATACCCCCTGGGTGTAAATCGGGAACCAAATTGAGACTTAAAGGCCTAGGTCTGCCTTACAGGGACGGAAAAACAAGGGGAGATCTCTATGCTGTCGTTTCTATAAACGTGCCTCAAGCTGTAAGCTCTGAAGAAAAAAAACTTTGGGAACAATTAAGCCAAAGGAAACGGAAATAA
- a CDS encoding DNA glycosylase codes for MPEYSLEQVVHDWSLIGEYGKDLVDVDATLGSGQAFSWQRIAKGSWIGQVGADPYALIPGEKNLNVYSPRGSFCAFQEYFQTEFDLEKVFQSFPPGDLVLERARCSCPRLRILKQDPWETLVCFLSSSAKPIVQIRKICGRLRAFYGKEIYPRFFSFPSAEDIIVKGPEGLKQARLGFRANFIWKVSTILSKLKPNLLLELKDAPTGDIRQILMELPGVGRKIADCVLLFGYGRLEVFPIDRWMERVLRTFYSPLLKRAQPSHKELLEFSSTYFGPFAGYAQQYLFYWARTAFWKKGGLWEYHERDGAKI; via the coding sequence ATGCCGGAGTATTCCCTTGAGCAAGTAGTTCATGATTGGTCTCTAATTGGAGAGTATGGGAAAGATCTCGTTGATGTAGATGCTACACTGGGATCTGGCCAAGCCTTTTCTTGGCAAAGAATAGCCAAAGGCTCGTGGATAGGACAAGTGGGGGCGGATCCTTATGCCCTGATTCCCGGTGAAAAAAACCTTAATGTTTACAGTCCACGGGGATCTTTTTGTGCTTTTCAAGAGTATTTCCAAACGGAATTCGATCTTGAAAAAGTATTCCAAAGTTTTCCCCCAGGAGATTTAGTTTTGGAACGGGCTCGGTGTTCTTGTCCTCGATTAAGGATATTAAAGCAAGACCCCTGGGAAACCCTGGTCTGTTTTCTCTCTTCTTCTGCAAAGCCCATAGTTCAGATCCGTAAAATCTGTGGGCGGCTACGGGCTTTTTATGGAAAAGAAATCTATCCTCGATTTTTTTCTTTTCCTTCGGCTGAAGACATTATAGTCAAGGGTCCGGAGGGATTAAAACAAGCAAGGCTTGGTTTCCGGGCAAATTTTATCTGGAAAGTATCGACAATCCTTTCAAAGTTAAAACCCAATTTATTGCTTGAACTTAAAGATGCTCCTACAGGAGATATTAGGCAGATCCTTATGGAATTGCCTGGGGTGGGAAGAAAAATCGCCGATTGCGTCCTGCTTTTCGGATATGGTAGATTAGAGGTCTTCCCTATAGACAGGTGGATGGAAAGAGTGTTACGGACTTTCTATTCTCCCTTGTTAAAAAGAGCGCAACCCTCTCATAAAGAACTTCTTGAATTTTCCTCAACCTATTTTGGTCCCTTTGCCGGCTATGCCCAGCAATATCTTTTTTATTGGGCCAGAACGGCCTTCTGGAAAAAAGGGGGACTTTGGGAATACCATGAAAGGGATGGGGCTAAAATATGA
- a CDS encoding class I SAM-dependent methyltransferase — translation MINANRVESPLLKELFYLIDQKGPIPFDAYMSMHQGHPQFGYYSRGTQKKIGKNGDFFTSVSVGSLFGECLARQCCEVWKQLEMNGSLWILEAGAGGGELACDIVDWLDKNEPGLSKNLSYLFLEPFAENQEEQRKEIQKRMGKTHRFHWFLGWEDLPTLSSPVILIANEFLDSLPFKRITFRHGQWMEQYLYSNKENKLCFVDLPITKGSLLEDLVHKIALPEIDGYTTEIHTEAWKWIFQAGTKLDSSLFFIIDYGLSEGEYFAPWRSKGTLRCYKDHKVFSDPLLFPGISDITAHLNFSLVVKAAEESGMEAIGWLDQHHFFMGWLDQMHSMDPLFLLKDPRRESWIRKFFMLSHPLFMGKNFKFLLLSKNLPPGLRLSGLKFCRLKKP, via the coding sequence ATGATCAATGCAAATAGGGTAGAATCTCCACTTTTAAAGGAACTGTTTTACCTTATCGATCAAAAAGGACCTATTCCTTTTGATGCCTACATGTCGATGCATCAAGGCCATCCCCAATTTGGGTATTATTCAAGGGGCACACAAAAAAAAATAGGCAAAAATGGGGATTTTTTCACGAGTGTTTCTGTAGGTTCTCTTTTTGGCGAGTGTCTTGCTAGGCAATGCTGCGAAGTCTGGAAGCAACTGGAAATGAACGGTTCGCTATGGATTCTGGAGGCAGGAGCGGGAGGCGGGGAGCTTGCCTGTGATATTGTTGATTGGCTGGATAAAAACGAACCCGGTTTATCGAAAAACTTATCCTATCTCTTTCTTGAGCCTTTTGCCGAAAATCAAGAAGAACAAAGAAAAGAAATTCAAAAACGCATGGGAAAAACCCACCGTTTTCATTGGTTTTTGGGATGGGAAGACCTACCGACTTTATCCTCTCCGGTTATCCTGATAGCCAATGAATTCCTAGACAGCCTCCCTTTTAAGCGCATCACCTTTCGTCATGGCCAATGGATGGAGCAATACCTGTATAGCAACAAAGAAAACAAACTCTGCTTTGTGGATTTGCCTATTACCAAGGGAAGCCTGCTTGAAGATCTTGTTCATAAAATAGCTCTGCCTGAAATTGACGGATATACCACTGAAATCCATACCGAGGCATGGAAATGGATTTTTCAAGCCGGTACAAAACTAGACTCCTCCTTGTTCTTCATCATAGACTATGGCTTGTCCGAAGGAGAATATTTTGCTCCCTGGCGTTCGAAAGGCACTCTTCGTTGTTACAAGGACCATAAAGTTTTTTCAGATCCCCTACTCTTTCCTGGAATCAGTGACATTACCGCCCATCTGAACTTCAGCCTTGTTGTGAAAGCAGCCGAAGAGAGTGGAATGGAAGCTATCGGATGGCTGGATCAGCATCATTTTTTCATGGGATGGTTAGACCAAATGCACTCCATGGATCCTCTTTTTCTCCTAAAAGATCCTCGTAGAGAAAGCTGGATAAGAAAATTTTTTATGCTTTCACACCCCCTCTTCATGGGAAAAAATTTCAAATTTTTACTGCTCTCTAAAAATCTTCCCCCTGGCTTAAGATTGTCCGGGCTAAAATTTTGCCGATTAAAAAAACCATGA
- a CDS encoding MerR family transcriptional regulator, translated as MKVQEKENNQALSILVAGEGKIRVYSLETLSRETGIDTEIIAIYLRMGLIRPCEYSHNDLLFNDDTVFLLKQFERLRLEYKMGFQAIRRFYRILKAL; from the coding sequence ATGAAAGTCCAAGAAAAAGAAAATAATCAAGCCCTTTCTATCCTTGTGGCAGGAGAAGGAAAAATAAGGGTTTATTCTCTTGAAACCTTATCAAGAGAAACGGGGATAGACACAGAAATTATCGCTATATACCTACGGATGGGATTGATAAGGCCTTGTGAATATTCCCATAATGATCTCCTTTTCAATGATGATACCGTGTTCCTTCTCAAACAGTTTGAAAGGTTAAGATTGGAATACAAGATGGGCTTTCAAGCCATCCGGAGATTTTATAGAATATTAAAAGCCCTGTAA
- a CDS encoding 4-alpha-glucanotransferase, which produces MAPVFALRRKNDLGIGDTKAVLSTIDFCHSLHINYLQVLPINETSEDNSPYNAMSSIAYDPMLLTLEPDAIPGLLEEDLKLTESEKLAFKERLIDYRLVKSIKKKLLEKAYSRFTLSSSPSQRKDFALFCKNNKDWLSKYTLFRFLVEANDGNTRWNDWPEEIQNYNNALSWFKRQKDKNRILEKRRFYAFIQWIAYKQWKNVRRYAEAKMVKLMGDIPFGINRYSSDVWANQELFDCQWSCGAPPETFFQGDEFVKRWGQNWGFPLYRWENHEAESFRWWRRRIIWTTKIFHAFRIDHVLGFFRIYAFPWLPEQNNEFLHLDMEEVKAKTGGLTPRFFPGPDEPEESALVNKIQGEKILKVILETAKNEVVVAEDLGLVPGYVRPVLQAMGIPGFTIPMFERKPDLSYRPVKDYPFLTVATYGTHDHPSLASRYNFLVQKAAQNPHGEEMRELGRIALFIGFPPSELPDYFDERVHLRFVEVLLNSPCWLVVFSINDLLGIELQFNHPGSNPKDNWRDRLDKPLMDYLKEPEFGSKLKKIGQFIKQAQRSSCLNA; this is translated from the coding sequence TTGGCTCCTGTCTTTGCTTTAAGAAGAAAAAACGATTTGGGCATTGGCGATACCAAAGCCGTCCTCTCTACGATCGATTTTTGCCACTCCCTCCATATCAACTATCTCCAAGTACTGCCCATAAACGAGACAAGCGAAGACAACAGTCCCTACAATGCCATGAGTTCCATCGCTTACGATCCTATGCTTCTCACCCTCGAGCCCGACGCTATTCCTGGGCTTTTAGAAGAAGATCTCAAGCTTACGGAATCCGAAAAACTTGCATTCAAAGAGAGGTTGATCGATTACCGGCTCGTTAAATCCATTAAGAAAAAACTTTTAGAAAAAGCCTATTCTCGGTTCACACTTTCTTCTTCTCCCTCTCAAAGAAAGGATTTTGCTCTTTTTTGTAAAAATAACAAAGATTGGCTTTCGAAATACACTCTTTTCAGGTTTCTTGTAGAAGCCAATGACGGCAATACGCGGTGGAACGATTGGCCGGAAGAAATTCAAAATTACAATAATGCTCTGAGTTGGTTTAAAAGGCAAAAGGATAAAAACCGCATTCTGGAAAAGCGGCGCTTTTATGCTTTTATTCAATGGATAGCTTACAAACAGTGGAAAAACGTAAGAAGATACGCGGAAGCGAAGATGGTCAAACTCATGGGGGATATTCCCTTTGGTATTAACAGGTATAGTTCCGATGTTTGGGCCAACCAAGAACTTTTTGATTGCCAATGGAGCTGTGGAGCACCTCCGGAAACTTTTTTCCAGGGTGATGAATTTGTAAAAAGATGGGGACAAAATTGGGGATTTCCCTTGTATCGCTGGGAAAATCATGAAGCGGAATCCTTCAGATGGTGGAGACGAAGAATTATATGGACTACAAAAATTTTCCATGCCTTTCGCATAGACCATGTTTTAGGCTTTTTCAGAATCTATGCCTTCCCATGGCTTCCTGAACAAAATAATGAATTTCTCCACCTGGATATGGAAGAAGTGAAAGCCAAAACAGGAGGCCTTACACCCCGATTCTTTCCCGGGCCGGATGAGCCAGAAGAATCGGCTCTCGTTAACAAAATTCAAGGAGAAAAGATCTTAAAAGTCATCCTCGAAACGGCAAAAAATGAAGTTGTTGTTGCCGAGGATCTTGGCCTTGTTCCCGGCTACGTAAGACCCGTTCTCCAAGCAATGGGCATTCCCGGTTTTACTATTCCCATGTTTGAAAGAAAACCCGATCTTTCTTACCGGCCGGTCAAGGATTATCCTTTCCTTACCGTTGCTACTTACGGCACACACGATCATCCTTCTTTAGCCAGTCGATATAACTTCCTTGTTCAAAAGGCAGCTCAAAACCCCCATGGCGAAGAGATGCGCGAACTGGGCCGCATCGCCCTTTTTATCGGCTTTCCCCCTTCTGAACTCCCTGATTATTTTGATGAACGGGTGCATCTTAGATTTGTTGAAGTGCTTCTCAACAGCCCCTGTTGGCTTGTGGTTTTTTCTATAAATGATCTTTTGGGTATAGAACTTCAATTTAACCATCCGGGATCAAACCCAAAAGATAATTGGAGAGATCGGTTAGACAAGCCCCTAATGGATTATCTTAAAGAACCCGAATTTGGTTCAAAACTAAAAAAAATAGGGCAATTTATTAAACAAGCTCAAAGATCGTCGTGCTTAAATGCCTAG